GTCTGGTATCAGTAGTAAAGAGCCTTACTCAAAGCAATACAGGGCCAATGGAGGATACTTTCGAGTTATCTAATATTCCGGTAGATCAAGAAATTCCGGAAGAGAATAAGATTAAACAAGAAACAGCTCCGCCGCCTCCACCGTTGAAAACAACAGTGAAGTTTGTGCCTCCTAAGATTGCAAAAGACGACGAGGTGCGTGAAGATCAGGAAATGAAGTCACAGGATGAAATCCAGGAAACTAAAATCCAAATTTCGGTGGCTGACGTGAAAGGTACAAATGATAAAACAGGTGTCGATATCGCTGAGTTGAGAGAACACAAGGTGATAGTAGAAGAAAAACCTGCCGTTGAAAAACCTTTCGTTACTGTAGAACAGATGCCAACTTTCCCGGGAGGCGAGATGGAAATGCAAAAGTATATTGCTTCCAATCTCAAATATCCGGTAGTGGCTCAAGAATCAGGTATTCAAGGACGTGTAACAGTACGTTTCGTTGTTTCTAAAACAGGAGCAATTGAAGATGTAAACGTAATTCGTGGTATCGACCCATCGTGCGATAAAGAAGCTGTACGTGTGGTTAAATCGATGCCGAAATGGATACCGGGAAAACAAAATGGATTGAATGTACCTGTGTACTTTACTCTCCCTATCGTATTCCGTTTGAAACAGTAAAAGTGAATATTTATTGAGATTTTTATAAAAAATTGTAAATAAGACTTAGTAAAGAAGAGAAGTTGGAGTATGAAAGACACATCTTCTCTTCTTTTTCCAATAAAAAAAGGTATGAAAGAAGGAAAAAAAATATCGGGAAAAGCAATATTTGGTATATTTATGGTATTGTTTTATCTATGTGTGTCAGTTTTGATGGTATTTACCCCTATTTTCGATAATGTACATATCTTGCTTCGTGTGGCCATGGGTGTGCTGTTGTTTTTGTATGGCATATTTAGAGGATACCGTGCGTGGAAACAATTTTAAACGAATTATCTGTTTTTTGTTATGAAAAATCTTAGTCTTATTGTATGTATTTTTGCTTTTATCTTTCTCTTTTCTTGTAGCGACCAGAGAAAGATAACACGAACAGATACGCCCACAAGTGGTATAGCTGAGATAGCTGTTGATGAATGCTTTGCTCCTGTAATACAAGAACAGGTTGATGTTTTTGGAGCTTTAAATCACGAAGCTCTGGTTATTCCCATATTTACCAGTGAAAATGAAGCATTTAATTTATTTATGAAAGATAGCTTGCGTGTAATAATTGCTACACGACAACTTACTGCCAACGAAACACAAATTATAAAAGAACGCAAACAAGCACCACGTACACAGCGGCTTGCTATTGATGGTATTGCCCTTATTGTAAACAAAGAAAATATGGACACTTTGATTACAGTGTCTGATATTAAAAAAATAATGACAGGTAAGATTAAGGATTGGAAGGAGATAAATCCGAAATCTAAACTGGGTGAAATATCGGTCGTATTCGATAGCCCTAATTCCAGTACTGTCAGATTTATAAAAGATTCGATCTGTGGAGGCGAGCCTCTCAGTCAGAATGTGAAAGCGAGATCGGCAGACAGCGTTAAAAATGTCAACCTGCAAGAACGTACACCCAATCAGCAAGTGATAGATTATGTTGCTGCTGTTCCTAATGCGATAGGTATTATCGGTGTCAATTGGATTAGCAATCCATCCGATCCTAAAAATTTAAGCTTTATTAATAGTATAAATGTTATGTCGGTAAGCTCAGAAGATAAAGCCACTGAGGAAAACAGTTTTAAACCATTTGCCGCATATTTAGTCTTAAAAAAATACCCGCTAACGAGAGATATTTTTATTATAATCTCAGATGTCAAAGGTGGATTACCTTCAGGTTTTGTTACCTTTGCTGCAGGAGAGAAAGGACAACGTATTATACTCAAGGCCGGGCTTTATCCCGCAAATGTACCTACCAGACTGGTAAGAGCAAACCCAACATTTTAGGATAGGCCTGATATCTGTCACATATAAATAAATATTAATAAAAATAGTATAGAAGATGAAAATGAAGTATTTAGTGAGCGCATTTTTGAGCTTAGCGATAAGCTTGTCGGCATTTGCGCAAAATAGCCCGGGAGCAGATTATCTGAGCCTTGGTGAAACCAAACTAGCGAAAGAATATTTTACTAAAAACGTAGGGCAGAATCCTGAAGAATCTCATTATTATCTGGGAGAAATTGCAATTCTGGAAAATAACTTGACTGAAGCTAAGTCTCAGTTTGAGCAAAGTGCGGCAGCAACTACTGAACTAGGTCTTGGTGCTGTAGGATTGGCTAAATTGCAATTAAAGTCAAACCCTAAGGTTGCAGAAGATCAATTAAAAGAAGTTCAAAAAAAGAATAAAAAGAATGTAACTGTTCTTTTAGCAATAGCAAAAGCATATTTTGATAATGGCATGAAAGACAAAGCCACTTTGATGATTGCTGAAGCTAAGAAGGCAGATAAGAAATCACCATATTCATACATTCTCGAAGGAGATATGTTAGCCAAAGAAAACAATCCGGGCGGAGCAGCAGGTCAGTACGATCAGGCTATCAACTTTGATCCTAACTGTGTATTGGCTTATATGAAAGGTGCTAAGGTATATGAATATATTAATCGTAACACAGCAGCCGATTTGTTGAAAAAAGCGATAGAAATCAAACCTGAATATAAGATTGCTTACAAAGATCTTGCTGACTTGTATTACAGAGACGGTTTTTATCCGGATGCTATTGCTGCATACAAAGAATTCTTTAAGGGTGGCGATTACACCGTAGATGATATTACTCGTTATGCTGCATCAGAGTACTTTACACAAGGATATTCAGGTGCAAAGAATCTGATTAATGAAGGTTTGAAACGCGAACCAAACAGCTTCGTGTTGAATCGTTTGTTGATGTATATCGAAAATGAAACAAAAAACTATCAGGACGGTTTAGCTGCAGGAGACAAGTTCTTCAGTATACCTAGATCTGAGGTTGATACAGTGAAATATTTGGTTTCAGACTATATGGCTTATGGAAATATACTATCTGAAACAGGCAATAAAGCTAAGGCTATAGAGCAATATCAGAAAGCTATAAAATTAGATCCTAGCAAAGTAAGCTTGTTTAAAGAGATCGCTACAGCTTCTGCCAAAGATCAGATGTACGCTGAAGCGGCTAATTATTACAAAGAATACATCCAGATGCTTGGAGAAAGGGCAGAAGCAACTGATTATTATCAATTAGGTAGCTACTATCTATCTGCAGCATCTAAAGTTGAATCTGATAAATCTTTAACTCCGGAGCAAGTAAAAGAACAATCTATTGCGCTATACAAACAAGCAGATGCAGCTTTTGCTGTAGTTGCAGAACGTAAGCCGGATAGTTATTTAGGATTCTATCAGAGAGCACGTACAAACTATCAGATGGACCCGGACTCGGAGCAAGGATTGGCAAAACCATTCTATGAAGAAACAATTAAAGTGCTGTTGGCTGATCCGGAACCAAGCAGCAAAATATTGATAGAAGCATATAGCTATTTGAGCTACTATTATTATTTACAGTTTGAGAAAAGCAAAAAGGCTGATGATAAAGCAAATGTAAAATTATATGCAGAAAAGGTTCTTGAACTAGATCCTGAAAATGCAAATGGTAAAGCTTTATTTGAATTTGCTAATGGCAAGTAAATAAATAGATATAAAATATGAGAAACAGCCTGTATCAATTTTGATGCAGGCTGTTTTTTTATATAGAATAATTTTAAATTGAGAAAAAGATGTATCTTTGCACTCAATTAAGTGGATAGATTTGTATTGATTGCAACCACATGAAAAAATGCTAAACCATTTTCTGCACTGCATTATAATACATATCTTCCTGTTTTTATTACAATAAAACAATATTTATGAGTTATTTATTTACATCTGAATCTGTATC
The Dysgonomonas mossii genome window above contains:
- a CDS encoding energy transducer TonB encodes the protein MGKDIKLNSSEWCDVVFEGKNKNYGAYKLRQSSSKRHIVAFLVILALAIFVSALPSLVSVVKSLTQSNTGPMEDTFELSNIPVDQEIPEENKIKQETAPPPPPLKTTVKFVPPKIAKDDEVREDQEMKSQDEIQETKIQISVADVKGTNDKTGVDIAELREHKVIVEEKPAVEKPFVTVEQMPTFPGGEMEMQKYIASNLKYPVVAQESGIQGRVTVRFVVSKTGAIEDVNVIRGIDPSCDKEAVRVVKSMPKWIPGKQNGLNVPVYFTLPIVFRLKQ
- a CDS encoding PstS family phosphate ABC transporter substrate-binding protein; this translates as MKNLSLIVCIFAFIFLFSCSDQRKITRTDTPTSGIAEIAVDECFAPVIQEQVDVFGALNHEALVIPIFTSENEAFNLFMKDSLRVIIATRQLTANETQIIKERKQAPRTQRLAIDGIALIVNKENMDTLITVSDIKKIMTGKIKDWKEINPKSKLGEISVVFDSPNSSTVRFIKDSICGGEPLSQNVKARSADSVKNVNLQERTPNQQVIDYVAAVPNAIGIIGVNWISNPSDPKNLSFINSINVMSVSSEDKATEENSFKPFAAYLVLKKYPLTRDIFIIISDVKGGLPSGFVTFAAGEKGQRIILKAGLYPANVPTRLVRANPTF
- a CDS encoding tetratricopeptide repeat protein, translating into MKMKYLVSAFLSLAISLSAFAQNSPGADYLSLGETKLAKEYFTKNVGQNPEESHYYLGEIAILENNLTEAKSQFEQSAAATTELGLGAVGLAKLQLKSNPKVAEDQLKEVQKKNKKNVTVLLAIAKAYFDNGMKDKATLMIAEAKKADKKSPYSYILEGDMLAKENNPGGAAGQYDQAINFDPNCVLAYMKGAKVYEYINRNTAADLLKKAIEIKPEYKIAYKDLADLYYRDGFYPDAIAAYKEFFKGGDYTVDDITRYAASEYFTQGYSGAKNLINEGLKREPNSFVLNRLLMYIENETKNYQDGLAAGDKFFSIPRSEVDTVKYLVSDYMAYGNILSETGNKAKAIEQYQKAIKLDPSKVSLFKEIATASAKDQMYAEAANYYKEYIQMLGERAEATDYYQLGSYYLSAASKVESDKSLTPEQVKEQSIALYKQADAAFAVVAERKPDSYLGFYQRARTNYQMDPDSEQGLAKPFYEETIKVLLADPEPSSKILIEAYSYLSYYYYLQFEKSKKADDKANVKLYAEKVLELDPENANGKALFEFANGK